From Brassica rapa cultivar Chiifu-401-42 chromosome A06, CAAS_Brap_v3.01, whole genome shotgun sequence:
aaaatttCGAACCGATCTAACCGAAAACCGAACTTTTCGGTTCATTTTGGCAAGTTTAGTTCGGTTAAAAATCGCAGTCCTATAGTCTAGGAATGATTAATCACCTGGTCCGAGTATTCAACACCACTGGCTCCATATGACTTGGCTATAGCCTCAATCTTGTCTTTGATGCTGATCTCCAATGGGTAGAGAAACCGAAGTGGCTGAGTAATGTTTTGACAAGCTTTTTCAACAGCAATACCAAGATCCACCTACAACAAGACAATTCTTCTCTCAATATGGTTGAGACTGCAAAAAAGAAAGTCCAGTCCACAAGTTTTAGAATATTTTACCGCTCCTTTGCCACCATGAGCATGGTGGGAACAAATCACAGCATCAAAAGCACCAGCATCCATAGAAAACTTCCTCACAGCATTCAGCTCTGCTTCACTATCCGTCGAGAACATATTCacagcaacaacaacattcACACCGTACGCCTTCGTGTTCGCAATATGCTTCGCTAGATTCACACATCCAGCTTCAACCAAGGAAACATTCTCGCTCACGTAGGCCCGGTCAAGAGGCCTCCCGGCAACAACATCAGGCCCACCACCATGCATCTTCAAGGCCCTAACGGTCGCCACAACGATCGCACACTGAGGCGTCAGCCCGCTGTAACGGCACTTGATGTTCATGAACTTCTCCGTCCCAATGTCAGAGCCAAAACCAGCTTCAGTCACCACGAACCCACCAGGTCCCACCAGTTTCAGCGCGATTTTATCAGCAACGATGGATGAGTTTCCATGAGCTATGTTTGCAAAAGGACCGGCGTGGACTAAGACAGGTGTTCCTTCAAGCGTCTGCATTAATGTAGGGTGAATAGCGTCTTTCATAAGAACAGTCAAGGCTCCTCCAACGCCGAGATCATCAGCTGTTATCGGCTCCCCGGCCTTGCTGTTACCGATCACCATTTTCCCAAGCCTCTCTCTCATATCACCAAGAGAAGTCGTCAAAGCCAAAACAGCCATGATCTCACTAGCCACGGAGATGTCAAACCCTGTCTCTCTAGTCATCCCTTTCTCCTCAGGGCCTTGACCGACAGTAATCTTCCTCAAGAACCGGTCATTAACATCCATCACTCTCCTCCAAGTAATAGAATCAGGATCAATATCAAGCCTCGCAAACTTTTTAACCTCCTCGGGTGTAAGCTCCTCGGGGCTGGTCTTGGAGATCCCGAGCTTAGTCAAACGCCTAAACATAATGTCACTGAAGCTACGCTTCCCTTCTTTGTTAACAGGACACAGCCTGTTGAAAAGAGCCTTGTCTGACTGAGACGCCTCGTGGAAGATCCGAGTGTCGATGGCAGCAGCTAAGAGATTGTTGGAGGCAGTGATGGCGTGGATGTCTCCAGTGAGGTGAAGATTGAACTCGTCCATGGGGATCACTTGACTGTACCCACCACCAGCTGCACCTCCTTTGATTCCGAAGGTGGGGCCTTGAGACGGTTGGCGAAGACAAGTAACAACTTTCTTGTCGAGGTAAGCGCCTAAGGCTTGGCAAAGGCCTACAGTGGTGGTGGACTTGCCTTCTCCAAGAGGAGTTGGAGTGATCCCTCCAACGACTACATAGTAGCCGTCTTCTCGATCTTTAAGCTCATCAAACGCAGACAACAGAACCTAAGAAGTTAACAGAGATCAATCATCAGTTGATTAGATCAGAACTTCTAAACCTTAAAATCTATGAACTTTGAGCTTAGTAACATAAAAACAtgatcaaaaacagattttttcGAACAAGACACATCATTTAAGACAGAACAAAGTTCTGTCGGAAACTTGTTTCAACCGAATCTAAAACATCAGCAATCTCTTGAAAACTACCACAGAACACAAAAACAtgatcaaaaacagatttttttcGAACAAGACACATCATTTAAGACAGAACAAAGTTCTGTCGGAAACTTGTTTCAATCGAATCTAAAACATCAGCAATCTCTTGAAAACTATCACAGAACACAAAAACATGAccaaaaacagatttttttcGAAAAAGTTAAATCATTAAGACAAAACAGAGTTCGGTCGGATCCTTGTTTCAATTGAATCTCAAACATGTCATAACTTAGAGAGTTAGGTTCATGAATAGTTACTATTTAAAGGGAGGGAAGAAATAAAAGACCTTTGCTTTGTACTTGCCATAGAGATCGTAGTGAAGAGGGCTGAGATTGAGATCTTTAGCAATCTCGGCGATGTGTAGAGGCTCGACGGAGTTGGCTATGTCGATGTCGGCGGGAACTGGTGAAACGACCTGAAGCTTTCTTGATGAACTCATCTTTGTTCTCTCGCTGTGCTCTCTAGACTGACTGATAGAAGAAAAGTCTTCCTTTTTGGCTATTGGTGTgcgatgatgatgataaaaTGGAGGATGACTATGATGAGATGGATGATGTTTCGTCCTTTTCAGCTCTTAATAATTCAAaagatatattataataattgatgGTAGTTAAATGACGGTTTTATCCTTTGTAATCTATTGGCTATCGATGCCTACGTTTGTTGATTTTTCCTTTAGTAGATGAGAGATCAAACACTTACTTACTAGTGCAGACTTGGATGACTGATTTGAATTCTAGTTTGTTTGTTGGAATGATCTAATGAGCCCTCATATTGGACTCTGATTAATTGATGGATAGCCGGTGTAGTTTGAATCTTCAAGCATAAATAGAGGAGCTTGGAAGTATAGTCGTGGATGATAAAAGATAAATGACATTTGAGAATATGGTCATTTGTAATTGAAGTTGGTCAATCATAGTTTTGAGTTCAAGGTTGTGGGATGGTATCTATGATCATTAATACTCTatttgtttcataaaaaaaaaaaatttctatttgttcatatatatatatatatataaagaaaacacattaaatttatattatcgatTTTCGGTACCAACGGTGCGTTGGGCTAGTGGTTTAGTGTTTAGAGTAGGTTTTATTACACTCCTAATTCGATTCTCGTTGGAAATGATGTTTTACACCATGTTATCGGTATTAGTGATGGCTGGTTCAGACctatgaaaattatttagacAGAAGGTTCAGATATcttttagtttacaaaaaaaaaatcattaatggTAAACTAATAGTaacttaataaactttttgaagattacaatatattattataaataatatatttttagaaaattaaaaattctatCTTTGATAAACAATTTTTCCCACTTTTTTTATAGAAAGGACGGACTATTTGATTATGTCCATTCTTTTAATAGCTAAACATGTGTTCTACTTTtttacttttacattttttattctcattacaaaatattgataaaaaagattataaacttaaagaaaaaaacaaaaaaaattgctttAAATTAGTTTGTGCAAGGCATTTTTAGTTTAGAAATCTTGAGTAATTTTGAGATTACTCTCTAGATACTATGATCTGGGTGTGTGTGTGTCACTTGTTATTAGTTAGAGCTTAAGCGCtctattggatttttttttattacccGGAGGTTCTGTGCCGAGGTCCTTATTCTCCAGGTCCGAGATCTGGccggctctgataccattttGGTGTAAAACATTTCTACCACGGTGGATCAAATCCAAAAGCACAACACCAATGCCTGCGCTTAAACCAACTGGGCTGCTACATTCGTAGTCGCTCTGTTGGATCTTCACTCGTTAGAAAAGTGAAGATAGATGTACGATGTGCATCACATGCCGCAACACCATCATGAATCTAGATAAAGGGAAAGGTCAAAGGTGCACCACGTTGTCATTCAGCCACCAACCCTGCAACCCATATTATTGACCAAAGCCTGTGAAGGAGTTTTCCTTACTCATCAAATCTGAAGAGATTTAATAAAAGAGAGAACTCTTATGACAAAGAATTGAAAAGTCAGGATTACAAAAGCCTAAACGTGAAACCTTCAACAGTATTGATAGGGATATCCGCAACACCATCAGTGCGAGAAGACATAGGAGGAAGTTCTCTCTTTTTATGCAACTTTGGATTAGATAGCTCTCTATCTTAATCTACTTCCATGTGACTGCcttgttttttattcttttttgccAAGGTTTCACGTTTAGGCTTTTGTAATCCtgacttttcaattttttgaatattcACAGTTTAGCAAAAATTAAAGAATTACCAGATTTAAAATCAGAATATGATTAAATTTCCTAACTCATTCTAAATGTTTAAGTTTATCTTTTTCTCCTGTAAGCTCATTGATTCCAAGTTTGCAGCTGCTGATGACGATTTTCTTTTAGTAGTTTTGGTCactaaaaatcaaaagaaaataaataaaaaagcaaATAGAAGTATAACTTCCATTTATCATCCTCATCTCTTTACATAGTCTAAAAGACTTTTTAGAGGAACCATTACCTATTTTCCCATACACATGATAAGAATATAAGAAACAAAGAATAGATAATACCTTCCTAAACATTTACACAGAAGCTATGTTCTATGCGTctatataacaataataattaacaacaAACAAATATTGAATAAATACATTTACACACATAGACGCAGAAACCAATTCTATAGACAATAATAGGAACGATGACTATATTCATCATGACTGCAACGAGGCAACGAGAAGAGCAGAGCCAATGCTAGAACCATCTTCCATGGCTTTAACGACCACGTACTGACTCACTTCTTCTCCTAAAATCTCGACCAGAGCTTCTTCCATGTATTCTCTAAACATGGAGTAGTTCATGTACAAACCTCCTTCTACTGCAACAACTGTTCTCTTCTGCATTTGGATTTCGCTTCTGCTTCTCCCGCTCGTGATACCTCCGCTTCCATCTCTGCCTATCTTCTTCAAGATCCCTGCAATCCCTGCTGCTGCTAGCCTCCCcgctcttcttgtcaccacgtCGCATACTTTCACCACGAGTTTTCTCACCTTCAATGGTACTTCTGATACCTGTTTGTTCGTTTTACATGCAAGTTGAGCTTCATCAAGTTCTATAACAAGTTTTATGATGGTGAGATTATATAGTTACCCCCAAGTCTTTCAAGATTCTTGTTACTTCCTGCAGCTCAGGTGTATCATCTTCATGCATGGCTGAGACTGAGTTTGTTCTGAGAGATTAAAGTAGATACAGTTATAATCAAGTAACAAACTGCTAATTAGATAGTTAGAAGATACACGATGTGAGATCAAGCATCAAATTATTAGACAACAATTCAAAAATTTAGCAAGCGATAGAGAGGAAATGTACCTAAGAGCGTAAGGCTCAGATAACAAAGAAGAGGAGGGTCCAAAGATATCAGATTCTTGTGACATGCGAAGAATAACTCTTCGAACAATGTCACCCAGATACATTCCTGATAACATCTTCTCAAATCCCTGTATAAAAAGAAACCCAAAAGATCTTGATGCTTATTCATGATGCAATACCAGATAGAAGAAAAAAGGAAGTTAAGCAAAGATTACCATTTCGTTTGAATTTGAACTCTCTGCATCCAAGTCAATGTCATATGAAGTCCTTGGCAGGTGTGAGGACCAAAAATTACCCCACTCCATATTGACTACCTGAAACATAAGAATGAACGAAATTTTTTACACTCTGGGATCTTAAAGTATGATAAATGGTTTCTTAGAAGAGACCATGAGTTAATTTTTAGTACCATGCTTCCTGAAGTTGTAAGCAGACCCTGAGACTTGATCATGGCATCAGTTCGTTCCAAGTAACATGCATTACTACCTGTTCCAAATACAACCGCAACAACTGTATCTGGGTCATGATAATATCCAAGTGACAAGGCTCCGACAGTATCATTCACCTGctcaaaaaataagaaaactcCATGAAGAACTAAGAATTGTTTCATGATATTTTTCTAAAGTTCAGCTAAGGCCTCCAAAATGTGGTGACGAAGCACTTACAAGAACCGCAACATGCATATCAAGGCCTCTTCTGTTCAGCGCTACTTGTAGACATTCAGCTATGTCTTTCCCAACCTATAACGATAAGGATTTGTACGTTAGTTGATAAAATAACTTTTCTCTGCAAAATGTCAACTCCCACAAAATGCCAAGAAATCGATTACAATgtcacaaaataataataacacagCTAATGATTAAGGTCAAGGTCATCTACTCCTGTTAAGTCAATAGTGCTTTCAGGATATCAGATACACAATCAAGTTAGTAACTGTTGAATAACTATGTGAATGACTAAGAGACAATATCTACAAACCAAGCCATGAGTTGCAGAGAAATTTAAGTACTATAAGAGTATCATTTTACTAACCATTTCACTAATCTCAAAACCTTTGGTCCATTTGATTAGAACTCCTGAAGATATAGAGCTATGCTTGACAGGAAACGAAAACGTAAATGCAAGTTCCCTTTTAACACCTTGTGAACTAGACCCGTCTCCTTCTTTTTCGATGAATCTTTCCAAGGAAAAGGCGAGAAAGTTAAAAAGAACCTGCAATCATGTGAATAACATACACTAAATTAAGCACTTACATTATATAATAGCAAGCAAGGACTGGtgagaaataaaaagaaataaagagtCACCTCGCTGGTGCTATTCATCAAATGTGAAGGTATGGGATGTCGTTCAACATCTTGAACATCTAGATATGACCTTTCACCACCTAGAAGGACTCTCAAAATCCTAAAGTAAGTGCCTCCAAGGTGTAGTGCATAATAAGTTCCTTTCTCCGTCCTGAAATAAAATCAGTCAGTGCATATCCTACACACAAATGCTACAATTGAATGTAGTAAATATAGGAATAAGCAGGCATGATGTAAGCTAACCAACTACAAACCAAACAAATTGAAATACATCTCCCAATGCGCACTTAGTTACATTATCAGACTCAAATGAAGATAAATTGTGGAAGCTTTGTCAATGAATGCCTTaggaaaatttaaaaaagagcTGCATGCAACACTAAAGAGAGAATCAAGTGCTACAATATGAAGAAACTAGTACATTTTTTTCCTTTGAACAGTAGCAATCTAGTGGATAGGAACAAGATACCAAAGAAAAGGTTAAGAGATAAGAGAGCGAAAAAAGGAAAACTCCTTCAAGCTTTTATAATAGATGTAAACTTCacaatagacaaaaaaaaaaagagagaacagAATCAAAGGATCTGTGCCTGCTAAAAATGGTACCCACTGACACTTGTTTAATTCCTTGGCTCCAACTAAAGCTCAAAGGCGAGACCCTTTAGAGCCACCAAGAACAATAATGACCTCATCACTCAGATTCTTGAGCAAAAGACAGTGTACTTTATGAATCAATCAAGCAACAAAGCATTCCACTCCACTAATATCCATCAAACTTAAGGGACACGGATTCAATGTAGATTACAATAAAAGAAAAGCATTATTACCCTTTAGGCAACTCATGGACGAAAGTGAGGAGCATTTTAAGCTTAGAGCCTCCTTCAGAAGCCAATCCAGCGTGCATCTCCACGGCCATAGCATCCACCACTTGCCTCAACCTCCCCACCGGAGTATCACAACCCTCCTCCAACTCCTTCAAAATCTCCACCACAGTCCTCCATTTCCTACGACTCTTCACTCTCCTCCTCACCATCACCGCCGCTACAGAACAAGCGGCCACAACCGCAGCCGCCGCAAACGCAACCGCGACCTTCCCCATCACAACGCCAACCTAAcaatctccttttttttttcttatccttCTCTTAAACCTAAGAGAGTACCTATGAGTTGAGCAGTGAGTACCACCGATCAGACAAAACGAAACGACTCCGTTTCAACATCATCAACGACTTTTTTAATGTTCTTGTCTCTCTCTCGAGAAACTTCTATTACCGCCTTTCCAGCAGACAGAACCGCCTTTTTCTTGCTTAGCTGTTACTCCTCTACACCGTTAAACTAACTGTCACGATTTCGAACTCGAGTTTTCTTACCGGTGGTGATACTGTCGAGAAATATAAAGAGAGAGATTTATGGAAAAGgcagaaggagagagagaagggGCTGGAAAGCGAATTGATGaatcaatatatatacacacaacacaaatgtataaaatatatattcgcGTAGTTACATATTACCTTCTCGTCTTTTTGGATGTCGACTCGAcggtttcgttttttttttctcccaaATTAAATTCCCATTTTTGTAGCAAAAATTTACGAATATATAATGTTCTTATTTTCGTGTGCTAACCAAAAATGAACAAACATAGGGAAACTATGTGTTgctataagaaaaatgaaaatattgattgttttctatttttaattggaGGTCGGTGCGAAACAAATATCcgaatttttaaaagttttgtaaGATCAGATCAATATTtctatttgtatttattttaatatactcGAATATCCGGTAAAATCAACATTTTAAAATGGATATTTGATATCATTCGCATAAATAAAgttaaatttagtaaaaaaaatattgttctaGAAAGATTTTACTAAATATGGATATTTGATATTATACTATTGCCGCAGAAAGTCATCtagtttatatttgtttttttcgtatatgttactgatttttaattttcagactgaataaaaatcataacaaaatcaaaattcatGATCACCTCCGTTCTTCTCAATAGTCTTTACTCTTTTCCTTTAATGGCACTCTAAGACCATcaccaatgtatttctctatttttacctttaaaataaaggaactctataatagaggtgggttttactccaatgtatttctctaaaatatagaTCTCTACATATAGAGCAAAATATAGAGAAAtgttatttcttcctctataaatagaggagaaaatagcaatctctattttagagacaAAAATAAAGATAGGTTGGAGtgattttacttctaaatgttattatagagatagaaatagaggtgggttggagatgctctaagaccatctccaacccacctctatttctatctctatattttcccttaaaatagagaaactctattatagaggtgaaaatgctccaatgtatggctctataatagagttcctctatttatagaggaaaatatagagatatgatattttcacctctaaatatAGAGGCAAAAAGTAACTTTcctttatatttttctctaaaatagagaaactctattatagaggcatacattggagcatttttacttctataatagagatctctattttagagaaaattatagaggtgaacattggagatgctctaaggtgAGTTACAAATACCAAACGTAACTACTTGCATTCAAATTCTCTCGtcattttaaaagataaaataaataaataaataaaaagtaaagagAGTAGTGACCCCCGGTTGACCTTTGACCGGTCGATTTTAATAAGACTCTTCATTGAATATAATTTCAACGGCGTGCTACTTTTTGCTGCCGTTGGGAATCCCTCTTGACCAACTAATATTAGTTCTAACCATCAAATAATTAATCAGTAAATACTAATAATCTCTCCTCCTTTTGAGCAAACATTACTGATAATGACTCGTGGCCGAATCTAGTCCAATAACCAGCCAGTAATGTAAAGGGGCTGAATTTGTAGTTTTCTaaatttctttcctttttttgtagCAGTAGCCAACTTGACAATTTTATGTGATTTTTCCATTGGCACTATTATTTTGTGGCAGCCATCCATTATTGTGCGCAATTTCGTAGTTgtttatttaaattagttaattaattCACATAACGGTTGATCGTCATTTGTAAACTAATCGGCGGAAGCATTGATAACGTTTCTAGAAAATGATGAGCAACCCCCAAcctaaaagtaaaataaattaagTGATCTCTTATAAGTTTAcaaaatacattaatttaatTCATTACTCATAAACAgcaatgatatatttttaaacattgaGAACCAAAACGACAAATATATTTCTCTTCGTTTTTCAACTTAACATCAATTTTATTCAATTAGTCTAAACAATATTCATTTATCATGAAAATAACAAGTCACAAATTTAACTTAAACATTCattattatacatagtttaacTATTTTAGCTAATTTTAGTTTGAAATCTGTGggatttcaaaaacaaaaatacattattaGATAAATTAAAGGAAGTATTGATACTTCAATAATCAATAGTACCGAATGTCCTTTTGGTTTGGTGTATGAATGTGGCGAACAGCCGCATAGCAGCTGGCAATTTTGATTTTACATTATAGTTTTTTCatcatttttagagaaaaaaaaaagtttatatagttgggaaattttaaaatatcttacaATGGTGAAGGAGGGACAAACAGCGTCAGAGTCCATGAAAACACACGTTGCCGTTTAAccccaaaagaaaaagagaagaagaggaagtagAAGAAAAGCGCTAGTCCCCAGTTTGACAGCTCACTGCCACTCAACAGTAGGACCCACAGGTTTCTTTATATTTACCAGTTTGACCCTTCTTTGGGGTCTACCTCGGAAGCCTAGAGGTTCTCCGCGTTTTGGTCTCGGTTCCGGACGTGTTTGTGGTCACGTGACATGACACGTCACATGCTTACCATACGCTGACGGAACACTCTCTTCGCCTTCCCGTGTCGACTTGAATACTACCGTTTTTTTCCAACAAgcttattaatttaatttcacATCAGGCCTATTTGAAATTATTACCGACATTTTGGCACAGATGCGAGCTGTCCAAAATGCGTGCCTCGGAGAAGAGGATCAATGATCTTTTATTTTGAGTGCTCGCTAGTCTTGAAAGCATcggttttattttatcaaaattttcattttttctaattGTTTTTGGAAAACATCTGTATATCAAATATGAACTTcctattttgaaaaacaaaagataTGAGTTCCAGAATCACaacaaaacaattatatttaGATCTTATGGaatatttgaaagaaaaatgatACAATTAAAACCGGACCGGCAATAGTCAGACCAGTCCAATCAGTTCAACCaggtttcaaatttttaatttagttttaaattaaataactatatatgtatagctataaaatatttttataagactTTATGTCATTGTAAGaatctaaaaattatataaaataaaataaaactctaaaactctaaaataaaataaaactaatttatttagatatatattaaaataatatgattcttctgatttttttaatttcaatttttatatttgatctgAAAAAATTGGATTCTAATATTGAATCAGATCACCTGTTTTaacgagtttttttttatcagtaaatTAAACAAACTCATATAGACTAGTTTTAACGAGTTTGACCAGTCatatttaccattttattcaaatCCGGTTTTTAACATATTAGAAGAGCGACCCACAGTCAAAACTGATTGAaacaataaaaaagaaaaagaaaaaggaaacatCTATTATTTATAAGGCccattctttgtttttttttttttttgccactGGAATAATATTAAACAAAGTCAAATTTACAACAGAAATCCAAAAGAAAGGCCATAGACCAACAACAAAACAAGGCCCAAGAATGGGCAAACTTAAGGACCACGAGGCCCAAACAAAGCCCGGTCACCAAAGGCCCGAAGGGAAGGAGATGGATCAGCTCGACCTCATCCACGCGTTGGAACCTAAGCGTGGGAGGGACACGAACCCGCTGGTCAAGCCGCCACAGAACTTCGCCGGCCGGAAAGTCATCAACGGAGGCTCTAATCGGCATGTTCCACCGGAAACACACCGGAAACAGGAACCCGGAATTAGAGACACCACTAACGACGAGAGGAACTTAGCACAACACCGACAGAATAGATCTTCGCCGGAAGCTCTTAAACCACCGGAAACCAAGAGGGTGAAGGAAGCTCCAAGAAACAGAACCTCCCAAAATCACCAAACCATATTAACGCTGTCGATCTAGACAAGGACAGATCTATGCTTTATAAACGGGATTCAATTGCATGTCCTCAATCACAGAAGATTGATGATAGAATGAATCTTAAAGCTCAAAAGCATAGATCAggcaagaagaaaacaaatccGAGATTAACCCGGAGCAAAGCCGGCCGAAACCACCGGAGGGGAAGGTGGATCGCCAGAGTCAAAAGCCGGCGACCACATCCTGAGAAAGGATGAGCCCCAGAGTCAAAAGCCGCACAATCCATCCCTTGAAAGGCAAACGGATGTCGGAGACGATCCTGACGGAAGGGAAGCTGACCGCCGTACACGAACCGGCATCAAGCGAAGACACCGACTCTCATCTCAATCTCCTCCCTGTGAAAAGTATGAAAGAGAGAACAgagaggggagagagagagCCCCAAGGCCCATTCTTTGTTTAATTGACAAtatccattttttcttttaagacCCCAATTTATTTATTAGGCCCTATAATTTACCAACGTGGCACTTAAAAGCCCATGTATTTCACTGGCTCACAAGGCGTGATTCATTTATCCCGCCGAGATTCCGACACGTCATCAATCACCAGACGGTTGCCACGTCACCGCCTTCGATAAAACTTGCTAACGAGATTGAGTGATGAGTGGAAACAGGCGAGAGAGATGATGGCGCGAGTTCTGCCCCTTCATCATCCGTACAGAGCGACGACGGTACGAGCATCTTCCTCAAACGAAACGAAATACGACGGCGTAGCTCCGGAGGTCAAGCTCGCGGATCCTACGAGGAACTACCGGGTCTTGGTGCTGGGCGGAACGGGTCGGGTCGGCGGGTCTACGGCTGTTGCTCTCTCGAAGCTCTGTCCCAAGCTTAAGATCGTCGTCGCTGGACGGAACAGAGAGAAAGGTGAAGCAATGGTGGCTAAGCTGGGAGAGAACTCTGAGTTTTGTAAAGTGGATATCAATGACGCTAATATGCTTCAGACAAGTTTAAAAGGTTTGGTTCGCTTCACCAAACACATAATCAGTTTGGTCTATATACTTGCAGTTGACACTGGTAAtaaatttagataattttagGATCTATCTTAGTGTTTTCACTACACTAAATACATATCAGTTTTGTCTATATGCTTGAAATTTACATTGGTAATGAATTTAGACAAGTTTAGTGTCTATCTTGGGGTTTTGACTTTACCAAACACAGCTCAGTTTTGTCTATATGCTTGAATTTTGATGTGAATTTTGGACAATTGGACTTGTTAGTATGTTTATATGCCTTGAGTCTTTGAGTACAGCACATAGATAGGGATTTTGATGGGCTGAGGTTTTCTGTTTAGTCACCTTTTATTGGATTTGATTCTGAATAATCCCTATATATATGTTGTGTTCATGTCCGTGGACATAGCCAATTTGGTGAACCTTTGTGTCGtttacttttgtttatttatctgtGTTTCTGTTTATCTTCTTGCATTCGAGATAACATTCTAGTTATCTATAGAGGAATTCTAGGATTAAATTGACACTGTTGATGAATTAGACAATGTTAATTAGGTTTTATGTTTTGTCTTGTTCTTGAGTATTGACCGTGAAGTGTGTGTTAATGCAGACGTTGATCTTGTAGTTCATGCTGCTGGACCTTTCCAGCAAGCTCCTAAGTGCACTGTTCTTGAAGC
This genomic window contains:
- the LOC103871345 gene encoding formate--tetrahydrofolate ligase, translated to MSSSRKLQVVSPVPADIDIANSVEPLHIAEIAKDLNLSPLHYDLYGKYKAKVLLSAFDELKDREDGYYVVVGGITPTPLGEGKSTTTVGLCQALGAYLDKKVVTCLRQPSQGPTFGIKGGAAGGGYSQVIPMDEFNLHLTGDIHAITASNNLLAAAIDTRIFHEASQSDKALFNRLCPVNKEGKRSFSDIMFRRLTKLGISKTSPEELTPEEVKKFARLDIDPDSITWRRVMDVNDRFLRKITVGQGPEEKGMTRETGFDISVASEIMAVLALTTSLGDMRERLGKMVIGNSKAGEPITADDLGVGGALTVLMKDAIHPTLMQTLEGTPVLVHAGPFANIAHGNSSIVADKIALKLVGPGGFVVTEAGFGSDIGTEKFMNIKCRYSGLTPQCAIVVATVRALKMHGGGPDVVAGRPLDRAYVSENVSLVEAGCVNLAKHIANTKAYGVNVVVAVNMFSTDSEAELNAVRKFSMDAGAFDAVICSHHAHGGKGAVDLGIAVEKACQNITQPLRFLYPLEISIKDKIEAIAKSYGASGVEYSDQAEKQIEMYTQQGFSNLPICMSKTQYSFSHDASKKGAPTGFVLPIRDVRGSIGAGFIYPLVGTMSTMPGLPTRPCFYEIDIDTVTGKVRGLS
- the LOC103871346 gene encoding hexokinase-3: MGKVAVAFAAAAVVAACSVAAVMVRRRVKSRRKWRTVVEILKELEEGCDTPVGRLRQVVDAMAVEMHAGLASEGGSKLKMLLTFVHELPKGTEKGTYYALHLGGTYFRILRVLLGGERSYLDVQDVERHPIPSHLMNSTSEVLFNFLAFSLERFIEKEGDGSSSQGVKRELAFTFSFPVKHSSISSGVLIKWTKGFEISEMVGKDIAECLQVALNRRGLDMHVAVLVNDTVGALSLGYYHDPDTVVAVVFGTGSNACYLERTDAMIKSQGLLTTSGSMVVNMEWGNFWSSHLPRTSYDIDLDAESSNSNEMGFEKMLSGMYLGDIVRRVILRMSQESDIFGPSSSLLSEPYALRTNSVSAMHEDDTPELQEVTRILKDLGVSEVPLKVRKLVVKVCDVVTRRAGRLAAAGIAGILKKIGRDGSGGITSGRSRSEIQMQKRTVVAVEGGLYMNYSMFREYMEEALVEILGEEVSQYVVVKAMEDGSSIGSALLVASLQS